In Isoptericola jiangsuensis, the following proteins share a genomic window:
- a CDS encoding helix-turn-helix transcriptional regulator: MALPRLHERVTADLLDGVRSGTSAVVTGLPGAGRTAVLQRLGELLGDDGHRVLAVRGARALRDHSLEALAVSDLGADRPTRGASLLATYVTAVERLAQGGRLVLLVDDVDDLDEESVGALVAAWGRVPFPLVATSRPTLLAADGRGLVASVTPVDRVELPPLSYEDSARLAESVLGGPLAAETAGRIHAKSGGLPGFVDAVVRTARRAGHLVRVDGVWRARGELWAPALSATVERLTVSLDADALHAVQVLALAGPVTTTVARRLVPWPVLEALDGHGLLRTLRQAEHDYVTLYPPLVAEQFQNAGRSTLRLRVTQEISLALSGEEPEGLSGPVVEPRQVRAALEVSTSDGGREAAGVRARLIAEHVLRQRTVRRAEWEHRPTADTAVPYLETLLVQGAKGAAEVVAATEESGDPVTVAVLRAMEAVRCVVEDDDGAAAHHALTAPLPTTLAQEPGLAGLLAALDDRLTLVVEGAGERPARAHPDAPRPADAEPSSVTALRDEVEGVVHAERLVAQGHAADALAVLAATPATGAWDRPRHAALGLAKVLAGRPREALAEADRRLDEALDDLDLDGVWLHGYTRSLALATLGRFSELRDHVGAVMSVGVIPLRQFHHAVGNLALGAYAALQQGAVDSALLLARQAQDVTTVPGPWPLMSVGWIEPVVAARAAGDPAAEAEAYWAEADLLAARGYAAAAGVAGILALGAAPDDGRADRLARCLPAGQGDGIDDMIALARAGGATGPEPALALYRDARTRGAVLVAGRALALAVRILRSAGDVAPADRLVDEATDVLPAEMIASLVPAVDLARLTVRELEVVRLVEAGLSNQQAAHRLGITVSTVENHLNRVYRKLAVDGRPALVALLRDRSA; this comes from the coding sequence ATGGCGCTGCCCCGGCTGCACGAGCGCGTGACCGCCGACCTCCTCGACGGCGTGCGCTCCGGCACGAGCGCCGTCGTCACCGGCCTGCCCGGCGCCGGCCGCACCGCCGTCCTGCAACGCCTCGGCGAGCTCCTCGGCGACGACGGCCACCGCGTCCTCGCCGTCCGCGGCGCCCGCGCGCTGCGCGACCACTCGCTGGAGGCCCTCGCCGTCAGCGACCTCGGCGCCGACCGACCCACCCGCGGCGCCTCCCTCCTGGCGACCTACGTCACCGCCGTCGAACGGCTGGCCCAGGGCGGACGCCTCGTCCTGCTCGTCGACGACGTCGACGACCTCGACGAGGAGTCCGTCGGCGCGCTCGTCGCCGCCTGGGGCCGGGTCCCGTTCCCCCTCGTCGCCACGTCCCGCCCCACCCTGCTGGCCGCCGACGGGCGCGGCCTCGTCGCGTCCGTCACCCCCGTCGACCGCGTCGAGCTGCCGCCCCTGTCGTACGAGGACTCCGCCCGCCTCGCCGAGAGCGTCCTCGGCGGACCGCTCGCCGCGGAGACCGCCGGCCGCATCCACGCCAAGTCCGGGGGACTGCCCGGGTTCGTCGACGCCGTCGTCCGGACCGCCCGCCGCGCCGGGCACCTCGTCCGCGTCGACGGCGTCTGGCGGGCCCGCGGCGAGCTCTGGGCGCCCGCGCTGTCGGCGACCGTGGAACGCCTCACCGTCAGCCTCGACGCCGACGCGCTCCACGCCGTCCAGGTGCTCGCCCTCGCCGGTCCCGTCACCACCACCGTCGCCCGCCGCCTCGTCCCGTGGCCGGTCCTGGAAGCCCTCGACGGCCACGGCCTGCTCCGGACGCTGCGCCAGGCCGAGCACGACTACGTGACCCTCTACCCGCCGCTCGTCGCCGAGCAGTTCCAGAACGCCGGCCGCAGCACGCTCCGGCTGCGCGTCACCCAGGAGATCAGCCTCGCGCTCTCCGGCGAGGAACCCGAGGGCCTCAGCGGCCCCGTCGTCGAGCCGCGGCAGGTCCGAGCCGCCCTCGAGGTGTCCACCAGCGACGGCGGCCGCGAGGCCGCAGGCGTCCGCGCCCGCCTCATCGCCGAGCACGTCCTGCGGCAGCGCACCGTCCGCCGGGCCGAGTGGGAGCACCGCCCCACCGCCGACACCGCCGTGCCCTACCTCGAGACCCTGCTCGTCCAGGGCGCCAAGGGCGCCGCCGAGGTCGTCGCCGCCACCGAGGAGTCCGGCGACCCCGTCACCGTCGCCGTGCTGCGCGCCATGGAGGCCGTGCGGTGCGTCGTCGAGGACGACGACGGCGCCGCCGCCCACCACGCCCTCACCGCACCCCTGCCGACCACCCTCGCCCAGGAACCCGGCCTCGCCGGCCTCCTCGCGGCGCTCGACGACCGCCTCACCCTCGTCGTCGAAGGTGCCGGCGAGCGTCCCGCCCGCGCCCACCCGGACGCCCCCCGGCCCGCCGACGCCGAACCCAGCAGCGTCACCGCGCTCCGCGACGAGGTCGAGGGCGTGGTCCACGCCGAACGGCTCGTGGCCCAGGGGCACGCCGCCGACGCCCTCGCCGTCCTGGCCGCCACCCCCGCCACCGGGGCGTGGGACCGGCCCCGTCACGCCGCGCTCGGCCTCGCCAAGGTCCTCGCCGGACGCCCCCGGGAGGCGCTCGCGGAGGCCGACCGTCGCCTCGACGAGGCCCTGGACGACCTCGACCTCGACGGCGTGTGGCTGCACGGGTACACCCGCTCCCTCGCCCTCGCGACCCTCGGCCGGTTCTCCGAGCTGCGCGACCACGTCGGCGCCGTCATGTCCGTCGGCGTCATCCCCCTGCGCCAGTTCCACCACGCCGTCGGCAACCTCGCCCTCGGGGCGTACGCCGCCCTCCAGCAGGGCGCCGTCGACAGCGCCCTGCTGCTCGCCCGCCAGGCGCAGGACGTCACCACCGTGCCCGGCCCCTGGCCGCTCATGTCCGTCGGCTGGATCGAGCCCGTCGTCGCGGCGCGCGCCGCCGGGGACCCCGCGGCGGAGGCCGAGGCCTACTGGGCGGAGGCCGACCTGCTGGCCGCACGCGGCTACGCCGCCGCCGCCGGGGTGGCGGGGATCCTCGCCCTCGGCGCCGCCCCCGACGACGGGCGCGCCGACCGGCTCGCGCGCTGCCTCCCCGCCGGTCAGGGCGACGGGATCGACGACATGATCGCGCTCGCGCGGGCGGGCGGCGCGACCGGTCCGGAACCCGCGCTCGCGCTCTACCGCGACGCCCGCACCCGCGGCGCCGTGCTCGTCGCCGGGCGGGCGCTCGCCCTCGCCGTCCGCATCCTCCGGTCCGCCGGCGACGTCGCCCCGGCCGACCGGCTCGTCGACGAGGCGACCGACGTGCTGCCCGCCGAGATGATCGCCTCGCTCGTCCCGGCCGTGGACCTCGCCCGGCTCACCGTGCGCGAGCTCGAGGTGGTCCGGCTCGTCGAGGCAGGACTGTCCAACCAGCAGGCCGCGCACCGCCTCGGCATCACCGTGTCCACGGTCGAGAACCACCTCAACCGCGTCTACCGCAAGCTCGCCGTCGACGGCCGCCCCGCCCTCGTCGCGCTGCTGCGCGACCGCTCCGCCTGA